In Halanaeroarchaeum sp. HSR-CO, one DNA window encodes the following:
- a CDS encoding response regulator — protein sequence MSEEPMEGDDHASTTILVVDDERDLADLYKAWLTDEFDVRVAYDGESALEQLDDGIDVVLLDRRMPTLSGDEVLDTIRERSIDCRVAMVTAVEPDVDIVELGFDDYLQKPVDREQLVDTVNRLVRRSEYDQRLQEYFTAVRKRSLLDERLAPGERDASEEYRTLQAQLDDLEADIDTVSMELDEADFETLFRQLE from the coding sequence ATGAGCGAGGAACCTATGGAGGGCGATGATCACGCGAGCACCACCATACTGGTGGTCGACGACGAGCGGGATCTGGCCGATCTCTACAAAGCGTGGCTCACCGACGAGTTCGACGTCCGCGTCGCATACGACGGCGAATCCGCCCTCGAGCAACTGGACGATGGGATCGACGTCGTCTTGCTCGATCGACGGATGCCGACGTTGTCCGGTGACGAGGTACTCGATACGATCCGCGAACGGTCCATCGACTGCCGTGTCGCGATGGTAACCGCCGTCGAACCGGACGTCGACATCGTCGAACTGGGGTTCGACGATTACCTCCAGAAGCCCGTCGACCGCGAGCAACTCGTCGACACGGTGAATCGACTCGTCCGCCGATCCGAGTATGACCAGCGTCTCCAGGAGTATTTCACCGCCGTTCGGAAACGGTCGCTGCTCGACGAACGCCTGGCGCCGGGCGAACGGGACGCGAGCGAGGAATATCGGACATTACAGGCCCAGTTGGACGATCTCGAAGCGGATATCGACACCGTCTCCATGGAACTCGACGAAGCGGACTTCGAGA
- a CDS encoding thiolase C-terminal domain-containing protein, whose product MERVAIIGASMTQFGERDAWIRDLLAAAGTEALADADIDASDLDHLYVSNMASGEFEGQTGVMNALAHDLGAVPAYTQRVDQTSASGGAGIYAAWQSIASGASEMTMLVGGEKMTHRSTAEATDVIASLTHPVEYKHGLTLPSFAGLVARRYLETHDAPRESLADIAVKNHRNGLDNPHAQFRKAVDRETVLSSPIVADPLRLYDFCPITDGSAALVFAPESVAEEVADEYVTVAGIGGATDTHVVHEREDPTTMRGVAESSRQAYEMADMDPTDVDFAELHDMFTILEVLQLEDLGFFEKGEGWRAASDGITHRDGELPVNTSGGLKSKGHPLGASGVAQVFELYRQLLGEAGDRQVAGDVGLACNVGGFGNCVTTTILEGPR is encoded by the coding sequence ATGGAACGCGTAGCGATCATCGGCGCGTCGATGACCCAGTTCGGGGAACGCGACGCCTGGATTCGTGATCTGCTCGCAGCGGCGGGCACCGAGGCGCTGGCGGACGCGGACATCGACGCGTCCGATCTGGACCACCTGTACGTCTCGAATATGGCGAGCGGCGAGTTCGAGGGTCAGACTGGCGTCATGAATGCCCTGGCCCACGACCTCGGTGCTGTACCGGCGTACACCCAGCGCGTCGATCAGACGAGTGCCAGCGGCGGAGCAGGCATCTATGCTGCCTGGCAGTCCATCGCCTCGGGGGCCAGCGAGATGACGATGCTCGTCGGCGGCGAAAAGATGACCCATCGGTCGACTGCCGAGGCGACCGACGTCATCGCGTCGCTCACGCACCCAGTCGAGTACAAACACGGTCTCACGCTCCCGAGTTTCGCCGGCCTCGTCGCTCGACGCTACCTCGAGACGCACGACGCACCGCGGGAATCCCTCGCCGATATCGCGGTAAAGAACCATCGCAACGGACTCGACAACCCCCACGCACAGTTCCGGAAGGCGGTCGATCGCGAGACGGTGCTCTCCTCGCCGATCGTCGCCGACCCGTTGCGCCTCTACGACTTCTGCCCGATAACCGACGGGAGTGCAGCGCTGGTATTCGCCCCCGAGTCGGTGGCCGAGGAGGTGGCCGACGAGTACGTCACCGTCGCCGGCATCGGCGGCGCCACCGACACACACGTCGTCCACGAGCGCGAGGACCCCACGACCATGCGGGGCGTCGCCGAATCCAGCCGGCAGGCCTACGAAATGGCGGATATGGACCCGACGGACGTGGATTTCGCCGAGCTCCACGACATGTTCACTATCCTCGAGGTGCTCCAGTTGGAGGACCTCGGATTCTTCGAGAAAGGGGAGGGCTGGCGTGCCGCGAGCGACGGGATAACCCACCGCGACGGCGAGTTACCGGTGAACACCTCCGGTGGGCTCAAGTCGAAGGGACATCCGCTCGGAGCGAGCGGTGTCGCGCAGGTCTTCGAACTGTACCGACAACTCCTCGGCGAGGCCGGCGACCGTCAGGTGGCCGGCGACGTCGGGCTCGCGTGTAACGTCGGTGGGTTTGGGAACTGTGTCACGACCACCATCCTGGAGGGGCCACGATGA
- a CDS encoding Zn-ribbon domain-containing OB-fold protein: protein MSLTASRCTNGHLYYPDHPRCPTCGTAESEPIDLTERSGTVVTWTESTATPPGVRQPNALAIVEFVVEEDTVRVIGQLTTADVDTGDTVEPVYVDELRDPDAGIREAESQEWDGYRFEPVD from the coding sequence ATGAGTCTCACGGCCTCCCGCTGTACGAACGGTCACCTCTACTACCCCGACCACCCGCGGTGTCCGACCTGCGGGACCGCCGAGAGCGAACCGATAGACCTCACCGAACGATCGGGAACCGTGGTGACCTGGACCGAGAGTACGGCCACGCCGCCAGGTGTTCGACAACCGAACGCCCTCGCCATCGTCGAGTTCGTCGTCGAAGAGGACACCGTTCGAGTCATCGGCCAACTGACGACTGCGGACGTCGATACCGGCGATACGGTCGAACCCGTCTACGTCGACGAACTCAGAGATCCCGACGCCGGGATCCGGGAGGCGGAGAGTCAAGAGTGGGACGGGTACCGATTCGAACCGGTCGACTGA
- the eis gene encoding enhanced intracellular survival protein Eis, protein MVEYRPFPEDRRATFSAMLSYAFSPELGPFAPADEDETPPQARVGENRGLFDGDHPVSVCRHHFFDTRVRGTTLSMGGISAVATPPEHRRKGYIRRLLTETLGEYRDRDVPVASLWPFETSFYAQFGWATAFRTAVQTADPAVYRIGDPPAGRYYRAEKDDWDALDAVLDSHAHEYELAVDRSESWWRNRAFHGWETDPYVYVWEHDGRPSGYVVYAITEEDDEKTLDVWDMAFRDTDAHHALLGFLANHDSQVETVRLPTPPREMLLDLVADPEELDVSLKTGAMVRIVDVEMAFEAITYPEDVDGQVVLSVTDPLVDWNDGTFALDIADGVASVSTVDRPADVDVDIGSLSQLFVGYRDLETMATENTMTVEDHFRAAVLDNSLPASSVYLREGF, encoded by the coding sequence ATGGTGGAATACCGCCCATTTCCCGAGGACCGGCGGGCGACGTTCTCGGCGATGCTCTCCTACGCCTTCAGTCCAGAATTGGGGCCGTTTGCCCCAGCGGACGAGGACGAGACGCCGCCTCAGGCCCGCGTCGGCGAGAATCGGGGGCTCTTCGACGGCGACCATCCCGTATCGGTGTGTCGGCATCATTTCTTCGACACGCGCGTACGCGGGACGACGCTCTCCATGGGTGGGATCTCGGCTGTCGCCACACCCCCGGAACATCGTCGCAAGGGGTACATCCGTCGGCTCCTAACCGAGACCCTGGGCGAATATCGGGATCGCGACGTTCCGGTAGCCTCGTTGTGGCCGTTCGAGACATCGTTCTATGCCCAGTTCGGCTGGGCGACTGCCTTTCGGACGGCAGTGCAGACGGCCGACCCAGCGGTCTACCGGATCGGTGACCCACCGGCGGGCCGGTACTATCGGGCCGAGAAGGACGACTGGGATGCCCTCGATGCCGTCCTCGACTCTCACGCCCACGAGTACGAACTGGCCGTCGACCGGTCCGAGTCGTGGTGGCGCAATCGTGCGTTCCACGGCTGGGAGACCGACCCGTACGTCTACGTCTGGGAGCACGATGGTCGTCCGAGCGGGTACGTCGTCTATGCGATCACCGAGGAGGACGACGAGAAAACGCTCGACGTCTGGGATATGGCCTTCAGGGATACGGACGCCCATCACGCACTGTTGGGATTCCTCGCCAACCACGATTCGCAGGTCGAGACGGTTCGGCTGCCGACTCCGCCTCGGGAGATGCTCCTGGACCTGGTAGCGGACCCCGAAGAGTTGGACGTCTCGTTGAAGACCGGGGCGATGGTCCGCATCGTCGACGTCGAGATGGCATTCGAGGCCATCACCTACCCGGAGGACGTCGACGGGCAGGTGGTCCTCTCCGTCACCGACCCGCTGGTCGACTGGAACGACGGGACGTTCGCGCTCGATATCGCAGACGGCGTAGCCTCCGTTTCCACGGTGGATCGACCGGCGGACGTTGACGTCGACATCGGGTCGTTGTCACAACTTTTCGTCGGCTATCGCGATCTCGAGACGATGGCCACCGAGAACACGATGACCGTAGAAGACCACTTCCGTGCGGCCGTCCTCGATAATTCCCTCCCGGCGTCGTCGGTCTATCTTCGGGAAGGGTTCTGA
- a CDS encoding NADH:flavin oxidoreductase/NADH oxidase, with amino-acid sequence MTPDLFSALSIRDTTARNRTMVSPMCQYSCEDRDGLATDWHHVHLGSRAVGGAGIVMSEATAVEKRGRISPQDLGIWSDEHAAALEETTTFIRDQGAVPAIQLAHAGRKASTRRPWEGGGPLQPTEGGWDVVAPSANPWPYADATPPETQELSVAEIDRIVDAFRAAARRAVDAGFEILEIHGAHGYLVHEFLSPVTNDRTDAYGGSFENRTRFLREIVTAVREAVAESVPLFVRISATDWLGDRDSWTPDQSVRLAARLGDLGVDLVDVSTGGISPDQDIDWTGPNYQVRFAERIREETDDLLVGAVGGIQTAEQAQALVRNGRADVAIVGREFLRDPYFPLHAAQRLGETDRLQPPAQYQRGF; translated from the coding sequence ATGACGCCCGATCTGTTCTCTGCACTTTCGATACGAGACACGACGGCACGTAATCGCACGATGGTCTCTCCGATGTGCCAGTACTCCTGTGAGGATCGGGACGGACTGGCGACGGACTGGCACCACGTTCACCTCGGGAGTCGGGCCGTCGGCGGCGCCGGTATCGTGATGTCCGAAGCCACTGCCGTCGAAAAGCGGGGCCGCATCTCGCCACAGGATCTGGGCATCTGGTCCGACGAGCACGCGGCCGCACTCGAGGAAACGACGACGTTCATCCGCGATCAGGGTGCCGTTCCCGCCATTCAGCTCGCCCACGCCGGCCGGAAAGCGTCGACGCGCAGGCCGTGGGAGGGTGGGGGCCCGCTCCAGCCGACGGAGGGTGGGTGGGACGTGGTCGCACCGAGTGCGAACCCATGGCCGTACGCGGACGCCACTCCCCCGGAGACGCAGGAACTCTCCGTCGCCGAGATCGACCGGATCGTCGACGCTTTCAGGGCCGCGGCTCGACGTGCGGTCGATGCGGGCTTCGAGATACTCGAGATCCACGGTGCCCACGGCTACCTCGTTCACGAGTTCCTCTCGCCCGTTACGAACGATCGCACTGACGCGTACGGGGGTTCCTTCGAGAATCGGACCCGATTCCTCCGGGAGATCGTCACGGCGGTCCGCGAGGCGGTGGCCGAGTCGGTCCCGCTGTTCGTCCGCATTTCCGCGACCGATTGGCTCGGGGACCGTGACTCCTGGACGCCGGATCAGTCCGTGCGTCTCGCGGCCCGACTCGGTGACCTGGGGGTCGACCTCGTCGACGTCAGTACGGGGGGCATCAGCCCCGACCAGGACATCGACTGGACTGGCCCGAACTATCAGGTTCGCTTTGCAGAGCGAATCCGCGAGGAGACCGACGATCTCCTCGTTGGAGCGGTCGGCGGCATCCAGACGGCCGAACAGGCGCAAGCGCTCGTACGGAACGGTCGAGCCGACGTGGCCATCGTCGGTCGCGAGTTCCTCCGGGACCCGTACTTCCCGCTGCACGCCGCCCAGCGACTCGGCGAGACGGACCGGCTCCAGCCCCCGGCCCAGTACCAGCGAGGGTTCTGA
- the acs gene encoding acetate--CoA ligase alpha subunit, whose translation MTMPRGARGLFAPERVAVVGATEREGSIGRAIMENLESFAGDVVPINPKRDEVFGIAAYSDIGAVPDPVDMAVVVVPPHIAVDAVRNLAENGVKNVVVITAGFGETGSEGAAREHELQEIASEYDLNLVGPNSLGVMSTPVDMNGSFGPEDALPGSMSFMSQSGAFITAVLDWANDQDIGFKDIVSLGNKAVLDETDFIEIWNEDGDTDVILGYLEGIENGREFIDTARDVTEDTPIVLVKSGRTDAGAQAASSHTGTIAGSERAYEAGLDQAGVLRAENVEELFDYARILDGQPVPDGDDVAVITNAGGPGVMATDAIGDSDLNMASFTEETVERLGETMPDEANIYNPVDVIGDADNERFKKALDIVLEDENVSSAVVISCPTAVIEYEGLADDIAEVQQKHGNPVVASLMGGERVEVPADTLRDHGIPNYFDPARAVRSLDALATYRDITELDYEPPIEFDVDRDRAEEILRSVENRDTNRLGVEAMELLDAYGIPTPAGDIVDTPTKAREVAEGIDGGVVMKIVSPDILHKSDIGGVKVGVEDEDVEDAFEDLVTRARNYQPDATILGVQVQEMVDLDSGTETILGMNRDPQFGPLMLFGLGGIFVEILEDTTVRVAPVSERESEEMIDEIQSAPLLRGARGRDPVDEDAVVESVQRLSQLVTDFPAILELDINPLVATPDGVQAVDIRLTVDPDQL comes from the coding sequence ATGACGATGCCACGTGGAGCCCGTGGGCTCTTTGCCCCCGAACGGGTCGCCGTCGTCGGCGCGACAGAACGAGAGGGATCCATCGGACGGGCGATCATGGAGAACCTCGAGTCGTTTGCCGGAGACGTCGTCCCAATCAACCCGAAGCGAGACGAGGTGTTCGGCATCGCGGCGTACAGCGATATCGGCGCGGTACCAGACCCGGTCGACATGGCCGTGGTCGTGGTCCCACCGCATATCGCCGTCGACGCGGTCCGGAACCTCGCCGAGAACGGCGTCAAAAACGTCGTCGTGATTACCGCTGGCTTCGGCGAGACGGGGTCGGAAGGAGCAGCCCGCGAACATGAACTGCAAGAGATCGCATCGGAATACGACCTGAACCTTGTCGGTCCGAACAGCCTGGGCGTGATGAGCACGCCGGTCGACATGAACGGTTCGTTCGGTCCCGAGGACGCACTCCCGGGATCGATGTCCTTCATGAGTCAGTCAGGCGCGTTCATCACGGCGGTGCTTGACTGGGCCAACGACCAGGATATCGGGTTCAAAGACATCGTCTCGCTGGGGAACAAGGCCGTCCTCGACGAGACCGACTTCATCGAGATCTGGAACGAGGACGGGGACACGGACGTCATCCTCGGCTACCTCGAAGGGATCGAGAACGGCCGCGAGTTCATCGACACCGCTCGGGACGTCACCGAAGACACCCCGATCGTACTGGTAAAATCCGGTCGGACGGATGCCGGGGCGCAGGCCGCGTCCTCGCATACGGGGACCATCGCCGGGTCGGAGCGCGCCTACGAGGCGGGCCTCGACCAGGCTGGCGTCCTCCGGGCCGAAAACGTCGAGGAACTGTTCGACTACGCCCGCATCCTCGACGGACAGCCGGTCCCGGACGGCGACGACGTCGCCGTCATCACGAACGCCGGTGGCCCCGGCGTGATGGCAACCGACGCCATCGGTGATTCGGACCTGAATATGGCGTCGTTCACCGAGGAGACCGTCGAGCGACTGGGCGAGACGATGCCGGACGAGGCGAACATCTACAACCCGGTCGACGTCATCGGTGACGCCGACAACGAACGGTTCAAGAAAGCGCTGGATATCGTCCTCGAGGACGAGAACGTCTCCAGCGCGGTCGTCATCTCGTGTCCGACCGCCGTCATCGAATACGAGGGACTCGCCGACGACATCGCGGAGGTCCAGCAGAAACACGGCAATCCAGTCGTCGCCAGCCTGATGGGTGGCGAACGGGTGGAGGTGCCAGCGGACACGCTACGCGACCACGGTATCCCGAACTACTTCGACCCGGCACGAGCCGTCCGCAGTCTCGACGCGCTCGCGACCTACCGCGACATCACCGAACTCGACTACGAACCGCCGATCGAGTTCGACGTCGACCGCGACCGGGCCGAGGAGATACTGCGTTCGGTCGAGAATCGCGACACGAACCGCCTGGGCGTCGAGGCCATGGAGCTCCTCGACGCGTACGGCATCCCGACACCGGCCGGCGACATCGTCGATACGCCGACAAAGGCCCGCGAGGTCGCCGAGGGGATCGACGGCGGCGTCGTGATGAAGATCGTGAGTCCGGACATCCTCCACAAGTCCGACATCGGCGGCGTCAAGGTCGGCGTCGAGGACGAGGACGTCGAGGACGCCTTCGAGGACCTCGTAACCCGCGCTCGCAACTACCAGCCCGACGCGACCATCCTGGGGGTGCAGGTCCAGGAAATGGTCGATCTCGACTCGGGTACAGAGACCATCCTCGGAATGAACCGGGACCCACAGTTCGGGCCGCTGATGCTGTTCGGTCTCGGCGGGATCTTCGTCGAGATCCTCGAGGATACCACCGTCAGGGTGGCTCCCGTCAGCGAACGGGAGTCCGAAGAGATGATCGACGAGATCCAGTCCGCGCCCCTGCTGCGGGGTGCCCGAGGCCGCGACCCGGTCGACGAGGACGCGGTCGTCGAGAGCGTCCAGCGCCTCTCGCAACTCGTCACCGACTTCCCGGCCATCCTCGAACTCGACATCAACCCGCTCGTCGCGACCCCGGACGGCGTACAGGCTGTGGACATCCGACTCACCGTTGACCCCGACCAGCTATGA
- a CDS encoding phosphotransacetylase family protein has translation MNTLLVASTEESTGKTALALSLGQLAQERGASVGYMKPKGTRLQSNVGKTLDADPMLARDILDLDSEMHEMEPIVYSPTFIEGAIRGQEDATELRDRIGEAFDALSEDRDMMIVEGGGRYTTGGIVDLAEDDVAEAIDADVLLVERIQTASDVDELLAAADRFGDRLEGVVFNAVSDSMYDMVESDVVPFLQTRDVSVHGVIPHDRTLAGVTLSDITNELGGDILTNVDDEVFVERVLVGAMSGESALRHFRRTKDAAVITGGDRSDVQTAALEAPGVKALILTGGMEPPGAVLGKAQERNVPVLVVQSDTLATVERAEELIRGGRVRDVRTVETMYGLLNEHVDVDALLD, from the coding sequence ATGAACACGTTACTCGTCGCTTCCACGGAGGAAAGTACAGGCAAGACGGCCCTGGCGCTCTCGCTCGGCCAGCTCGCACAGGAGCGAGGCGCCTCGGTCGGCTACATGAAACCAAAGGGAACCAGACTACAGAGCAACGTCGGCAAGACCCTCGACGCGGACCCCATGCTCGCCCGCGACATCCTCGACCTCGACTCGGAGATGCACGAGATGGAGCCTATCGTCTACTCGCCGACGTTCATCGAGGGCGCCATCCGCGGACAGGAGGACGCGACGGAGCTCCGCGACCGCATCGGGGAGGCCTTCGATGCCCTGTCCGAGGACCGGGACATGATGATCGTCGAAGGTGGTGGCCGGTACACCACCGGCGGCATCGTCGACCTGGCCGAAGACGACGTGGCCGAGGCCATCGATGCCGACGTCCTGCTCGTCGAACGGATCCAGACGGCGAGCGACGTCGACGAGCTCCTCGCGGCAGCCGACCGATTCGGCGACCGACTCGAGGGTGTCGTCTTCAACGCCGTCAGCGACTCGATGTACGACATGGTCGAATCGGACGTCGTCCCGTTCCTGCAGACGCGGGACGTCTCCGTTCACGGCGTCATCCCGCACGACCGCACCCTCGCCGGCGTCACGCTCTCCGACATCACCAACGAACTCGGCGGCGACATCCTGACGAACGTCGACGACGAGGTGTTCGTCGAACGCGTGCTCGTCGGGGCGATGTCCGGCGAGTCCGCGCTACGCCACTTCCGGCGCACCAAAGACGCCGCCGTGATCACCGGTGGCGACCGCTCGGACGTCCAGACGGCGGCGCTCGAGGCGCCTGGCGTGAAAGCGCTCATCCTGACCGGCGGCATGGAACCCCCGGGAGCAGTCCTCGGCAAGGCACAGGAACGAAACGTCCCGGTGCTGGTCGTCCAGTCGGACACCCTGGCGACGGTCGAGCGCGCAGAAGAACTCATCCGCGGCGGCCGCGTCCGCGACGTTCGCACCGTCGAGACGATGTACGGCCTGTTGAACGAACACGTGGACGTCGACGCGCTGCTGGACTGA
- a CDS encoding chemotaxis protein CheW, which yields MTAETTNVLEFSLGDGRYCIDIAHVDEIVDATEEITPVPDADDHIVGVVDLRGETTRVVDPKVSLDLDADRTGRRIVVLSDQDGTGLLIDDVHQVEDVRTEDVDTSLASERTRGVIRRDDRFVVWIDPAALV from the coding sequence ATGACGGCCGAGACGACAAACGTACTCGAGTTCTCGCTCGGCGACGGTCGCTACTGTATCGACATCGCCCACGTCGACGAGATCGTCGACGCGACCGAAGAGATAACCCCGGTGCCCGACGCCGACGATCACATCGTGGGCGTCGTCGATCTTCGAGGTGAGACAACCCGGGTCGTCGACCCGAAGGTATCGCTCGACCTGGACGCGGACCGTACCGGACGGCGAATCGTGGTCCTCTCGGATCAGGATGGAACGGGCCTGCTCATCGACGACGTCCATCAGGTAGAAGACGTTCGAACGGAGGACGTCGACACGTCACTGGCCTCCGAACGAACGCGAGGGGTCATCCGACGCGACGACCGATTCGTCGTCTGGATCGACCCAGCAGCGCTCGTCTGA
- a CDS encoding helix-turn-helix domain-containing protein: protein MEPVAVLRVLGNKYNAEILRATHTPKSAQELSNELDIPIATSYRRIEELVENDLLALEGKELSEEGRRTKVYRRRVDEISVQFGTQSVELDFKERTEAKNNLVDVWSDLRRDG, encoded by the coding sequence ATGGAACCGGTTGCGGTACTGCGTGTTCTCGGCAACAAGTACAACGCCGAGATTCTTCGGGCCACGCACACGCCGAAATCGGCGCAAGAACTCTCAAACGAGCTAGATATTCCGATCGCCACGTCCTATCGCCGCATCGAGGAACTGGTCGAAAACGACCTGTTGGCCCTCGAAGGGAAGGAACTCTCGGAGGAGGGGCGGCGGACGAAGGTCTACAGACGACGGGTCGACGAGATATCCGTGCAGTTCGGAACGCAGTCCGTCGAACTCGACTTCAAAGAGCGCACGGAAGCGAAGAACAACCTCGTCGACGTGTGGTCGGATCTCCGTCGCGACGGGTGA
- a CDS encoding MinD/ParA family protein, whose product MDDDASGGFALAIASGKGGVGKTTTAVNLGAAFADRGLDVAIVDFDLGMANLGAFVGLTDPEATIHDVLRGNASIESACHEGGGLTIVPGATDLDSFASLDTAAIEDVVETLKVDFDVVLLDAGAGLSHEVGVTLSAADGAVLVTTAELASLTDAAKTGELVDRLDVPVVGAVFTRTGDGSFDDVEGIATALGTTDAVTVSVPYDRAVHRSIRGGVPVVMSAPAAPASKAYDRLATRLTSLLDFDIESPGESGAGFEWVDPASGTAAETDGPDDETVVEVPLEELIAEAGLDDGETATKERVRLLDRVWSRLS is encoded by the coding sequence ATGGACGACGACGCCTCGGGCGGGTTCGCCCTCGCGATAGCCTCCGGTAAGGGCGGCGTCGGCAAGACGACGACCGCGGTCAACCTCGGCGCGGCGTTCGCGGACAGGGGTCTCGACGTCGCCATCGTGGATTTCGATCTCGGGATGGCGAATCTCGGTGCTTTCGTGGGGCTCACCGACCCCGAGGCGACGATTCACGACGTTCTTCGAGGAAATGCCTCGATCGAATCCGCCTGTCACGAGGGAGGCGGACTGACGATCGTCCCCGGGGCCACGGATCTCGATAGCTTCGCGTCACTCGATACTGCGGCGATCGAGGACGTGGTCGAGACACTCAAAGTGGATTTCGACGTGGTCCTCCTGGACGCCGGGGCGGGCCTCAGCCACGAGGTGGGCGTCACGCTCAGCGCAGCGGACGGCGCCGTCCTGGTCACGACGGCGGAGCTGGCCTCGTTGACAGACGCGGCCAAGACCGGCGAACTCGTCGATCGACTCGACGTCCCCGTCGTCGGCGCGGTCTTCACGCGCACGGGCGACGGTTCGTTCGACGACGTCGAGGGTATCGCCACCGCCCTCGGGACGACGGACGCCGTCACCGTGAGCGTCCCGTACGACCGTGCCGTCCACCGGAGTATCCGCGGTGGCGTTCCTGTCGTCATGTCGGCCCCCGCGGCTCCCGCGTCGAAAGCCTACGATCGACTGGCAACCCGATTGACATCGCTGCTCGATTTCGATATCGAATCGCCAGGCGAATCGGGTGCCGGCTTCGAATGGGTCGACCCGGCCAGCGGTACGGCGGCGGAGACAGACGGTCCCGACGACGAAACTGTCGTCGAGGTCCCACTGGAGGAACTTATCGCGGAAGCGGGTCTCGATGATGGGGAGACGGCGACGAAAGAACGGGTACGGCTCCTCGATAGGGTCTGGTCCCGGCTGTCTTGA